A DNA window from Vanacampus margaritifer isolate UIUO_Vmar chromosome 19, RoL_Vmar_1.0, whole genome shotgun sequence contains the following coding sequences:
- the insm1a gene encoding insulinoma-associated protein 1a: MKQQGGGRNSCGFKKSAVVKHQQNPPRLDPSLSPRVPESHPPLPLPTQPQKCLKLVNMPRGFLVKRSKRVNLVSYRSRCEDEAEERKPLGGSGQEREHPSMRTHWPVPPLALAAAPERQSKAVRFGIPEGAYLALYSPTRPVSAERETERHPGSGLASPVSAEAFPAAAAALTALGHLFNMGSSSVTKRAADPECKVKPAAKRVKTVRKLHFEDDVTTSPVLGLKIRAIPMEQRPSPSGGNLAPRRGEFVCQLCGEAYADPLGLAQHRCSRIVRVEYRCPECDKVFSCPANLASHRRWHKPKTEQKGRPAEASVPGPSESEEEELLECKRHTCLQKHVATLQVPVDLSGAAGAHTCPMCGEALPGTERHRPPRAFRCKHCPAVLRSSPGLTRHVNRCHPSEDGNVVLLHLPPRHHRRVVSASISRF, from the coding sequence ATGAAGCAAcagggaggaggaagaaattCATGCGGCTTTAAAAAGAGTGCAGTTGTTAAGCACCAGCAGAACCCGCCAAGACTGGACCCCTCCCTGAGTCCCAGAGTCCCAGAGtcccacccccccctcccacttCCCACTCAGCCACAAAAGTGCCTTAAGCTGGTCAACATGCCGAGAGGCTTCCTGGTCAAGAGGAGCAAGAGAGTCAACCTGGTGTCGTACCGCTCGCGGTGTGAGGATGAGGCAGAGGAGCGGAAGCCTTTGGGGGGTTCAGGGCAAGAGCGCGAGCACCCGTCCATGCGCACCCATTGGCCGGTGCCGCCGTTGGCCTTGGCGGCGGCACCAGAGCGCCAGAGCAAAGCCGTCCGCTTCGGCATCCCAGAGGGGGCATATCTGGCACTCTACAGCCCGACGCGGCCGGTGAGTGCAGAGCGGGAAACCGAGAGACACCCGGGTTCGGGTTTGGCCTCGCCGGTGTCGGCCGAAGCTTTTCCTGCGGCGGCCGCCGCGCTCACCGCCTTGGGGCACCTCTTCAACATGGGCTCCAGCAGCGTCACCAAGCGGGCCGCCGACCCCGAGTGCAAAGTCAAACCTGCCGCCAAGAGAGTCAAGACTGTCCGGAAGCTGCACTTTGAGGATGACGTCACCACCTCGCCCGTTCTGGGGCTGAAGATCCGGGCCATTCCGATGGAGCAGCGCCCCTCTCCGAGTGGCGGTAACCTCGCGCCCCGCCGTGGCGAGTTTGTGTGTCAGCTGTGCGGTGAAGCATACGCCGACCCACTCGGGCTGGCCCAGCACCGCTGCTCCAGAATAGTCCGGGTGGAGTACCGCTGCCCCGAGTGCGACAAGGTGTTCAGCTGCCCTGCCAATCTGGCGTCGCACCGCCGCTGGCACAAGCCCAAAACGGAGCAGAAAGGACGGCCGGCGGAGGCGTCGGTCCCTGGCCCGTCCGAGTCCGAAGAGGAGGAGCTGCTCGAGTGCAAGCGTCACACCTGTCTACAAAAACACGTGGCCACGCTTCAAGTCCCAGTGGACCTGAGCGGCGCCGCCGGTGCGCACACGTGCCCGATGTGCGGCGAGGCATTGCCCGGCACAGAACGTCACCGCCCACCGCGTGCCTTTCGCTGCAAACACTGCCCGGCCGTCCTCCGTAGCTCGCCCGGACTCACCCGCCACGTCAACCGCTGCCACCCGTCCGAGGACGGTAACGTCGTGCTGCTGCACCTGCCGCCGCGGCACCACCGGCGAGTGGTCAGCGCGTCAATCTCGCGGTTCTGA